In Mercurialis annua linkage group LG5, ddMerAnnu1.2, whole genome shotgun sequence, a single genomic region encodes these proteins:
- the LOC126681685 gene encoding putative E3 ubiquitin-protein ligase SINA-like 9 produces MDPSFVDCSCPISGCPVIGSSEIIYAHCKMMHNHSVTNFDFDSSFVVSLRVDYESFVVLQENNSNAVFVLHNNSQPTGNILTLSRLAPSSSSPHYFVIEKKFSDGRCIKVESFAGNFQSIEAYNRPPVATVFGGSCTFVAECFTNLDIIVYADTARLIDPPLQDDSDSDSDSGYLVFTVYTVSW; encoded by the exons ATGGATCCATCATTTGTTGATTGTTCGTGCCCTATTTCAGGCTGTCCTGTCATTGGCTCATCTGAAATTATTTATGCTCACTGCAAAATGATGCATAATCACTCTGTtactaattttgattttgatagcAGTTTTGTTGTTTCACTTAGAGTTGATTATGAGTCTTTTGTTGTTTTACAAGAGAACAACTCCAATGCTGTATTTGTTTTGCACAACAATTCACAACCTACTGGAAACATTTTAACATTGAGTCGTCTTGCACCGTCATCAAGTAGCCCCCACTAttttgttattgaaaaaaaatttagtgaTGGTAGATGCATAAAGGTTGAATCTTTTGCTGGCAATTTTCAATCCATTGAAGCTTATAACAGGCCTCCAGTAGCCACTGTTTTTGGTGGAAGTTGTACATTTGTTGCTGAATGTTTCACAAATTTGGATATCATCGTGTATGCTGATACTGCAAGGCTTATAGACCCCCCCTTACAAGACGATTCAGATTCAGATTCAGATTCAG GTTATTTAGTATTTACGGTATATACAGTTTCTTGGTGA
- the LOC126681686 gene encoding uncharacterized protein LOC126681686, with protein sequence MKHASSRSLAFSRRRSSKEIPPSIAGPPQLGQIRVRNSAYLVYSIMVELSLLNLPYELIIKILCSVAASSLADLLRVKESCKGLYEAAENEMVYRAISLEKVPISSWGMTETKLTLLEKCRLNENPESLYREGVMQYFEWNPKPEQGLTCLRRAAGVGHYKASYILGIILLCCEDKCKQEEGMELIDLVMKTKKLTESRMKLGDILRNIWLGSVKLEERPNTCPMRNQHEKEEGWEPLDPDFDEISCRECSCIREVKYVRGLFRGR encoded by the exons atgaaacatgcctcatctCGAAGTCTGGCATTTTCCAGGCGAAGATCCTCAAAGGAAATCCCACCAAGCATAGCTGGCCCTCCACAATTAGGGCAAATCAGAGTTCGCAATTCTGCTT ACCTAGTTTATTCCATAATGGTGGAACTGTCTTTGTTGAATCTGCCTTATGAGTTGATCATAAAAATCTTATGTAGCGTTGCGGCATCAAGTTTGGCTGATTTATTACGCGTCAAAGAAAG TTGCAAAGGATTATATGAAGCGGCTGAAAACGAGATGGTATATAGAGCCATATCGTTAGAAAAAGTTCCAATTAGTTCATGGGGTATGACGGAAACAAAGTTAACCTTGTTAGAGAAATGCAGGTTGAATGAGAATCCAGAATCCTTATATAGAGAAGGAGTG ATGCAATATTTTGAATGGAACCCTAAACCTGAACAGGGTCTAACATGTCTACGGAGAGCGGCAGGAGTTGGACATTATAAAGCTTCATACATACTAGGAATTATTTTGCTATGCTGTGAGGATAAGTGCAAACAAGAAGAGGGGATGGAATTAATTGATCTTGTGATGAAGACGAAAAAGCTAACAGAGAGTAGAATGAAACTGGGAGATATTTTACGTAACATCTGGTTGGGTAGTGTAAAATTGGAAGAAAGACCCAATACTTGTCCAATGAGAAATCAACACGAAAAAGAAGAAGGGTGGGAGCCTTTGGATCCTGATTTTGACGAGATTAGCTGCCGGGAATGTAGTTGCATCCGTGAAGTTAAATATGTGCGTGGACTGTTTAGAGGCCGATGA
- the LOC130015540 gene encoding uncharacterized protein LOC130015540, translated as MLFFNNFIYFGQVSWLPFGGDPAAVLQRTAYMGWIVYRDIVEPYMSARFVRQLGYVQSIPSPILRPEKAVRAWNSKLYNVEMAQIGAVDGWQGFPMTCMLPLTLLEPATVLAGACHPAYLEWYARFSHPQVLSSDVTASRGRPSRSNIDYWVNRFSSLSQRNLTRITAASAPFAIPEIDHSISESTTDLERLIADWRLAD; from the exons atgttattttttaataattttatatattttgggcAGGTGTCGTGGCTTCCCTTTGGTGGTGACCCTGCTGCAGTCCTTCAGCGGACTGCTTACATGGGTTGGATAGTGTACAGGGACATTGTTGAGCCGTACATGTCCGCCAGATTTGTACGTCAGCTGGGGTATGTGCAGAGCATACCGTCGCCTATTCTTCGGCCGGAAAAGGCCGTTAGGGCGTGGAATTCAAAGTTGTACAATGTGGAGATGGCTCAGATTGGTGCGGTCGACGGCTGGCAGGGTTTTCCTATGACTTGCATGCTTCCTTTGACGTTGCTCGAGCCAGCCACTGTTCTTGCTGGAGCTTGCCATCCCGCGTACTTGGAGTGGTACGCACGATTTTCCCACCCGCAGGTCCTTAGCTCTGACGTTACAGCTTCACGAGGCCGTCCTTCTCGCTCCAACATTGATTAT TGGGTAAATCGTTTCAGTTCCCTGAGCCAGAGAAATCTCACGCGTATCACTGCGGCTAGTGCGCCGTTTGCCATTCCGGAGATAGATCATAGCATATCTGAGTCGACCACTGACTTGGAGCGACTCATTGCAGACTGGCGGCTGGCAGATTGA
- the LOC126681683 gene encoding PKS-NRPS hybrid synthetase cheA-like, whose product MHNHALAVYPEGHCQMSGLSAAAKMIVRDMSAAQAKPCAILAAVQEKFPSDNPTRRQVYNYRDNLRKSSFEDRDMVGQFFHLALTHNYLHWTLSEESTGVLTHLFMSHPDSVRLVRTYPWVIGMDSTYKTNKYHMPFFEIIGMTPSNKNFLIAYAIMKDETEGSYRWVLERLRFLIGDHLQPTCIFTDRELGLLKPVKEIFPHTPHLLCTWHINKDVEDKVFKLCGRDTAITDTFMNGSWKKLIKAQTEEQYVAALTTVKMRTRAFPAVMQYLDCTWLGHKEKFVSCWTNKVLHFGNTTTCRVESAHAQLKQWLNSSTGALDTVWTKVDCVIQSQLTDIRKTLEGSRQTIGVHRRGYPYDHVSYKVSHYCLDLVAKELRRMRELSCDVLVRCGCVLRTTHQIPCACELKAVIDAGVPISLDSIHSFWKTLVIGDGVETSEQADYAAFQSEDHRYFCGVVEEVMSQDPSIVRDISHIINERLHPEESAYLEPEVKSTVRGRPKGSTSTKRNPSVWEYSRGRGRAKSSQGRGYSAPTSDFIPNSELIPGIILPFVTKYVDVDGDGNCGFRVVADYIYGDQNKWGFIRRSIANELAGNPGLYDGLCSDGMQAAISRIRWEGEACGRDHWMQVIDDLFPIATLFNVAVIFINGATNSQPGFGTCTILPLHSSDIDSRPLREIVILFLGRYAHFVRLDLCDNFPVPPIASLWFTNRDATVEYLEGLYVLRRAQWQRLLDASV is encoded by the exons ATGCACAATCATGCGTTAGCTGTGTATCCTGAGGGACACTGTCAGATGAGCGGACTGAGCGCTGCGGCCAAAATGATTGTGCGGGATATGAGTGCGGCACAAGCTAAGCCGTGTGCTATTTTGGCGGCTGTTCAAGAAAAATTTCCATCTGACAACCCTACAAGAAGACAAGTTTATAATTACAGAGATAATTTGAGAAAGTCCAGCTTTGAGGATAGAGATATGGTAGGTCAGTTTTTTCATTTGGCTCTGACGCACAACTATTTACACTGGACGCTTTCTGAGGAGAGCACAGGTGTGTTGACCCATCTTTTCATGTCGCATCCTGACTCCGTGCGGTTAGTCCGAACTTACCCCTGGGTGATCGGTATGGACTCCACGTATAAGACCAACAAATACCACATGCCTTTCTTTGAGATTATCGGTATGACTCCTTCTAACAAGAACTTCttaattgcatatgcaattatgaaggATGAGACTGAGGGGAGTTACAGATGGGTGTTGGAAAGGTTGAGGTTTTTGATTGGCGACCACCTACAGCCGACTTGTATTTTTACTGATCGAGAGTTGGGGCTGCTTAAACCAGTGAAAGAGATATTTCCACATACCCCTCATCTGCTTTGTACGTGGCACATAAATAAGGATGTAGAAGACAAAGTGTTCAAACTGTGTGGGAGAGACACCGCAATAACTGATACTTTCATGAATGGGTCGTGGAAGAAACTTATTAAGGCTCAAACAGAGGAACAATACGTAGCAGCTTTGACCACTGTGAAAATGCGGACTAGAGCGTTTCCAGCTGTGATGCAATATCTTGACTGTACTTGGTTGGGGCACAAAGAGAAGTTTGTATCATGTTGGACAAACAAAGTCTTACATTTTGGAAACACCACTACGTGTAGAGTGGAGAGTGCACATGCTCAGCTAAAGCAGTGGCTCAACTCTAGTACCGGTGCTCTAGACACAGTTTGGACGAAGGTGGACTGCGTTATACAGTCCCAGTTGACTGATATTAG GAAAACACTCGAGGGCTCCAGACAAACTATAGGCGTCCATCGACGAGGTTATCCATACGACCATGTCTCCTACAAAGTCTCCCACTACTGTCTTGATTTAGTGGCGAAGGAACTAAGGCGTATGAGAGAGTTGAGTTGCGATGTTCTAGTTCGTTGTGGTTGTGTGCTGAGAACAACACATCAGATTCCGTGTGCATGTGAGCTGAAAGCGGTGATTGATGCAG GTGTTCCGATTAGTCTGGACAGTATCCATTCATTTTGGAAGACGCTTGTTATCGGTGACGGGGTTGAAACATCAGAACAAGCCGATTATGCCGCTTTTCAGTCAGAGGATCATCGGTACTTTTGCGGGGTTGTGGAGGAGGTGATGTCTCAAGATCCCTCTATTGTGCGCGACATATCTCATATTATCAACGAGCGACTTCATCCCGAAGAATCTGCTTATCTTGAACCAGAAGTAAAGAGCACGGTGAGAGGTAGACCGAAGGGGAGCACATCCACCAAGCGGAACCCGAGTGTTTGGGAGTACAGTCGTGGTCGTGGCCGTGCCAAGTCATCACAAGGTCGGGGCTACAGTGCTCCTACATCag ATTTTATCCCGAATTCAGAGCTTATTCCTGGAATCATATTGCCATTTGTCACGAAATATGTGGACGTGGATGGCGACGGGAACTGTGGGTTTCGCGTTGTCGCAGATTACATATACGGTGATCAAAACAAGTGGGGTTTCATAAGAAGAAGCATTGCAAATGAACTAGCCGGCAACCCTGGCCTATATGACGGTCTTTGCAGTGATGGGATGCAAGCGGCCATTTCACGTATTAGGTGGGAAGGGGAGGCATGTGGGCGCGATCACTGGATGCAGGTTATAGATGACTTGTTCCCCATTGCCACTCTCTTCAATGTAGCTGTCATTTTCATAAATGGCGCGACGAACTCACAGCCGGGTTTTGGTACGTGTACAATTCTGCCTTTACATTCTTCTGATATCGACTCACGGCCACTGAGAGAGATAGTGATACTATTTTTGGGTAGATACGCTCATTTTGTTCGTCTAGATTTATGTGATAATTTTCCAGTCCCTCCTATTGCCTCCTTGTGGTTCACAAACAGGGATGCTACCGTTGAGTATTTGGAGGGATTGTACGTTCTCAGGAGAGCGCAATGGCAGAGATTGTTAGATGCTTCTGTTTGA